The Electrophorus electricus isolate fEleEle1 chromosome 19, fEleEle1.pri, whole genome shotgun sequence genome has a segment encoding these proteins:
- the LOC113577342 gene encoding DNA damage-inducible transcript 4-like protein, producing MVATSTLKNKNSDCISEFIDRGFERSCIDNELDFWERCLAEPYLGTEACEERACQELARLLEGCLARAKASTLQCAQVLVPEMLTRRVARDVLRLAAGEPCGLRGCVLDVRLELDERQQVHGCCCERLERLACDASVVPTFELTLVFKQDGGGWLGLRDFLRIGTCFPPGSRRALKLRPGFRLVKKKLYSSAAGTVIEEC from the exons ATGGTTGCAACAAGCACACTGAAGAATAAGAACTCGGATTGCATCTCAGAATTTATTGACCGAGGGTTCGAGCGGTCTTGCATAGATAACG AGCTGGACTTCTGGGAGCGGTGCCTGGCCGAGCCTTACCTGGGCACGGAGGCGTGCGAGGAAAGAGCCTGCCAGGAGCTGGCACGGCTGCTGGAGGGCTGCCTGGCACGGGCCAAGGCCAGCACGCTGCAGTGCGCACAGGTGCTGGTACCAGAGATGCTGACTCGGCGGGTAGCACGCGATGTTCTGCGACTTGCTGCGGGCGAGCCGTGTGGCCTGCGTGGCTGCGTGCTGGACGTACGCTTGGAGCTGGACGAGCGGCAGCAGGTGCATGGTTGCTGCTGCGAGCGTCTTGAGCGCCTGGCATGTGATGCCAGCGTGGTGCCCACCTTCGAGCTCACACTGGTCTTCAAGCAGGACGGCGGTGGCTGGCTGGGCCTACGAGACTTCCTGCGCATCGGCACCTGCTTCCCACCCGGTTCCCGACGTGCGCTCAAGCTCCGCCCCGGGTTCCGCCTGGTTAAGAAGAAACTCTACTCTTCGGCGGCCGGTACCGTGATCGAGGAGTGCTGA
- the LOC118240131 gene encoding mucin-5AC-like isoform X3, translated as MQKRTVMAAGINVLVLFCVLFLNTVLSTTVAPTNTKAQGIISSTIVTPASVSKNDTVLSTTVAPTNTKAQDFTSAVSTQSTSTILHSPTTNLLSSVQPNEKEVGNSLTQVNNTSNLTQANNTYPENRNDIETTRNPPTSSEADDKESKPKGKEPNHDPKKDNSSGKGQHSDYNYLWLLLILVVIVAVIIYCKFKGVKIHHHPEMTDNGTENASFQRTESNKDGVMLLGVKTSGAEENAK; from the exons ATGCAAAAGAGGACCGTCATGGCCGCTGGCATCAATGTCCTCGTCctcttttgtgttctgtttctaA ATACCGTGCTTTCAACAACAGTGGCACCTACAAATACTAAAGCACAGG GTATCATATCTTCAACAATAGTGACACCAGCAAGTGTTAGCAAAAATG ATACCGTGCTTTCAACAACAGTGGCACCTACAAATACTAAAGCACAGG ACTTCACATCTGCAGTGAGCACACAATCTACTTCCACGATTCTTCACAGTCCCACAACAAATCTGTTATCCTCAG TGCAGCCTAATGAAAAGGAAGTGGGAAACAGTTTGACACAAGTGAATAACACAAGCAACTTGACACAAGCAAATAACAcat ATCCTGAGAATAGAAATGACATAGAAACAACCAGAAATCCCCCAACCAGTAGTGAGGCTGACG ATAAGGAAAGTAAACCCAAAGGAAAGGAACCCAACCATGACCCAAAGAAGGACAACAGCTCAGGAAAAGGACAGCACTCTG ATTATAACTACCTTTGGCTGTTGTTGATTTTGGTGGTGATTGTGGCTGTAATAATATACTGCAAGTTTAAAGGGGTGAAAATACATCATCATCCAG AAATGACAGACAATGGAACTGAGAA TGCGTCGTTCCAAAGAACAGAGAGTAACAAAGATGGAGTCATGCTCCTGGGAGTGAAGACATCAGGTGCTGAGGAGAATG CTAAATGA
- the LOC118240131 gene encoding uncharacterized protein LOC118240131 isoform X1: MQKRTVMAAGINVLVLFCVLFLNTVLSTTVAPTNTKAQGIISSTIVTPASVSKNVVHHLNQPFQTAVCLGIISSTIVTPASVSKNDTVLSTTVAPTNTKAQDFTSAVSTQSTSTILHSPTTNLLSSVQPNEKEVGNSLTQVNNTSNLTQANNTYPENRNDIETTRNPPTSSEADDKESKPKGKEPNHDPKKDNSSGKGQHSDYNYLWLLLILVVIVAVIIYCKFKGVKIHHHPEMTDNGTENASFQRTESNKDGVMLLGVKTSGAEENAK; this comes from the exons ATGCAAAAGAGGACCGTCATGGCCGCTGGCATCAATGTCCTCGTCctcttttgtgttctgtttctaA ATACCGTGCTTTCAACAACAGTGGCACCTACAAATACTAAAGCACAGG GTATCATATCTTCAACAATAGTGACACCAGCAAGTGTTAGCAAAAATG TGGTTCATCATCTGAATCAGCCATTTCAAACTGCTGTCTGTTTAGGTATCATATCTTCAACAATAGTGACACCAGCAAGTGTTAGCAAAAATG ATACCGTGCTTTCAACAACAGTGGCACCTACAAATACTAAAGCACAGG ACTTCACATCTGCAGTGAGCACACAATCTACTTCCACGATTCTTCACAGTCCCACAACAAATCTGTTATCCTCAG TGCAGCCTAATGAAAAGGAAGTGGGAAACAGTTTGACACAAGTGAATAACACAAGCAACTTGACACAAGCAAATAACAcat ATCCTGAGAATAGAAATGACATAGAAACAACCAGAAATCCCCCAACCAGTAGTGAGGCTGACG ATAAGGAAAGTAAACCCAAAGGAAAGGAACCCAACCATGACCCAAAGAAGGACAACAGCTCAGGAAAAGGACAGCACTCTG ATTATAACTACCTTTGGCTGTTGTTGATTTTGGTGGTGATTGTGGCTGTAATAATATACTGCAAGTTTAAAGGGGTGAAAATACATCATCATCCAG AAATGACAGACAATGGAACTGAGAA TGCGTCGTTCCAAAGAACAGAGAGTAACAAAGATGGAGTCATGCTCCTGGGAGTGAAGACATCAGGTGCTGAGGAGAATG CTAAATGA
- the LOC118240131 gene encoding mucin-5AC-like isoform X2, which yields MQKRTVMAAGINVLVLFCVLFLNTVLSTTVAPTNTKAQGIISSTIVTPASVSKNGIISSTIVTPASVSKNDTVLSTTVAPTNTKAQDFTSAVSTQSTSTILHSPTTNLLSSVQPNEKEVGNSLTQVNNTSNLTQANNTYPENRNDIETTRNPPTSSEADDKESKPKGKEPNHDPKKDNSSGKGQHSDYNYLWLLLILVVIVAVIIYCKFKGVKIHHHPEMTDNGTENASFQRTESNKDGVMLLGVKTSGAEENAK from the exons ATGCAAAAGAGGACCGTCATGGCCGCTGGCATCAATGTCCTCGTCctcttttgtgttctgtttctaA ATACCGTGCTTTCAACAACAGTGGCACCTACAAATACTAAAGCACAGG GTATCATATCTTCAACAATAGTGACACCAGCAAGTGTTAGCAAAAATG GTATCATATCTTCAACAATAGTGACACCAGCAAGTGTTAGCAAAAATG ATACCGTGCTTTCAACAACAGTGGCACCTACAAATACTAAAGCACAGG ACTTCACATCTGCAGTGAGCACACAATCTACTTCCACGATTCTTCACAGTCCCACAACAAATCTGTTATCCTCAG TGCAGCCTAATGAAAAGGAAGTGGGAAACAGTTTGACACAAGTGAATAACACAAGCAACTTGACACAAGCAAATAACAcat ATCCTGAGAATAGAAATGACATAGAAACAACCAGAAATCCCCCAACCAGTAGTGAGGCTGACG ATAAGGAAAGTAAACCCAAAGGAAAGGAACCCAACCATGACCCAAAGAAGGACAACAGCTCAGGAAAAGGACAGCACTCTG ATTATAACTACCTTTGGCTGTTGTTGATTTTGGTGGTGATTGTGGCTGTAATAATATACTGCAAGTTTAAAGGGGTGAAAATACATCATCATCCAG AAATGACAGACAATGGAACTGAGAA TGCGTCGTTCCAAAGAACAGAGAGTAACAAAGATGGAGTCATGCTCCTGGGAGTGAAGACATCAGGTGCTGAGGAGAATG CTAAATGA